One segment of Brassica napus cultivar Da-Ae chromosome C3, Da-Ae, whole genome shotgun sequence DNA contains the following:
- the LOC111204506 gene encoding transmembrane emp24 domain-containing protein p24beta2 isoform X2 — translation MSLKATIVVLLGLVWSFQAALGIRFVIDREECFSHKAEYEGDTLHVSFVVIKSDSQWHFNEDGVDLVIHGPTGEQVHDFREQISAKHDFVVQKKGVYRFCFTNKSPYHETIDFDVQLGHFAYYDQHAKDEHFTPLMEQISKLEEALYNIQFEQHWLEAQTDRQAIVNENMSKRAVHKALFESFALIGASVLQVYLLRRLFERKLGMSRV, via the exons ATGAGCTTGAAGGCTACGATCGTAGTACTATTAGGCCTCGTATGGAGCTTCCAGGCAGCGCTAGGTATCAGATTCGTGATAGACAGAGAAGAATGCTTCTCCCACAAGGCTGAATACGAAGGCGACACGCTCCACGTCTCATTCGTCGTCATCAAGTCCGATTCCCAATGGCATTTCAACGAAGACGGTGTAGATCTCGTG ATACACGGCCCAACAGGGGAACAAGTTCACGACTTTAGGGAGCAGATTAGCGCCAAGCACGACTTCGTTGTCCAGAAGAAAGGAGTTTACCGTTTTTGTTTCACGAACAAGTCTCCTTATCATGAAACCATTGACTTCGATGTTCAGCTTGGTCACTTCGCGTACTACGATCAGCACGCAAAGGACG AGCATTTCACTCCGTTGATGGAGCAGATATCGAAGTTAGAGGAGGCTCTTTACAATATTCAGTTTGAGCAGCATTGGTTAGAGGCTCAGACGGATCGTCAAGCCATTG TGAATGAGAATATGAGCAAGAGAGCAGTACACAAAGCTTTGTTCGAGTCGTTTGCGTTGATAGGTGCAAGTGTACTCCAAGTTTATCTTCTGCGTCGTTTGTTTGAACGCAAACTCGGCATGTCTCGTGTCTAA
- the LOC111204507 gene encoding thymidine kinase a, with translation MATLNKASSLPRIHDNDISQDVISDQKLRGSGAIHVITGPMFSGKSTSLLRRIKSEISLGRSVAMVKSSKDTRYAKDSVVTHDGIGFPCWAIPDLMSFHDMFGRDAYDKLDVIGIDEAQFFGDVYEFCCKAADDDGKTVIVAGLDGDYLRRRFGAVLDIIPIADSVTKLTARCEVCGQKAFFTLRKTCDTKTELIGGADVYMPVCRKHYVNNQIVIKASKKVLDSDKERAKPCVETVDADPSITGY, from the exons ATGGCCACTCTCAACAAAGCTTCGTCTTTGCCTAGAATCCACGACAACGACATCTCTCAAGATGTTATCTCCGATCAGAAACTTCGCGGGTCCGGTGCGATTCATGTTATCACGGGTCCGATGTTTTCTGGGAAGTCGACCTCTCTCCTCCGCCGAATCAAATCAGAGATCAGCCTCGGAAG AAGCGTTGCGATGGTGAAATCGAGCAAGGACACGAGATATGCTAAAGATTCAGTGGTGACGCATGACGGAATTGGATTCCCTTGCTGGGCTATTCCAGATCTTATGTCGTTTCACGACATGTTCGGACGAGATGCTTATGACAAG CTTGATGTGATTGGTATTGACGAGGCACAGTTCTTTGGAGATGTTTATGAGTTTTGCTGCAAAGCAGCTGATGATGATGGCAAAACTGTGATTGTTGCAGGCCTTGATGGTGATTACTTAAG gaggagatTTGGTGCTGTTCTTGATATTATACCAATAGCTGATTCTGTGACGAAGTTAACTGCAAGGTGTGAGGTTTGTGGACAAAAAGCTTTCTTCACTCTGAGAAAGACTTGTGACACCAAAACTGAGCTGATTGGTGGTGCTGATGTCTATATGCCGGTTTGTCGCAAGCACTACGTTAACAATCAAATTGTTATCAAAGCTTCAAAGAAAGTGTTGGATTCTGACAAGGAAAGAGCTAAGCCCTGTGTGGAAACAGTTGATGCTGACCCATCTATAACTGGCTATTGA
- the LOC111204505 gene encoding zinc finger protein CONSTANS-LIKE 9-like produces the protein MGYMCDFCGDQRSMVYCRSDSACLCLSCDRSVHSANALSKRHSRTLVCERCNAQPAAVRCVEERVSLCQNCDWSGHNNNSTSSNDHKRQTISCYSGCPSSSELASIWSFCSDLAGESACEQEMGMMNIDDDGQTKQNCNETSSAAQATNASFAKDVGVCEGDFYGNLGVDEVDLALDNYEELFGTAFNTSVHLFGQGGVDSLFQKHHQAAPPEGGNLVQPAESNDDSFMSSKTEPIICYTSKPAHSNISFSGVTGESSAGDFQECGASSSVQLTGEPPWHPQTSQSVTRNNAVMRYKEKKKARKFDKRVRYASRKARADVRRRVKGRFVKAGEAYDYDPLTPTRSY, from the exons ATGGGTTACATGTGTGACTTCTGTGGTGACCAAAGATCAATGGTGTACTGCCGATCAGATTCAGCTTGTCTCTGCCTCTCCTGTGACCGGAGTGTTCATTCAGCTAACGCATTATCCAAACGACATTCTCGTACACTTGTCTGCGAGAGATGTAATGCACAGCCTGCCGCAGTTAGGTGTGTTGAAGAAAGAGTCTCACTCTGTCAAAACTGTGATTGGTCAGGCCACAACAACAACTCTACTTCTTCAAATGATCACAAGAGGCAAACTATAAGCTGCTACTCTGGTTGCCCTTCAAGCTCAGAGCTCGCCTCTATCTGGTCTTTTTGCTCGGACTTAGCCGGAGAATCCGCTTGTGAACAAGAAATGGGTATGATGAATATAGACGATGATGGTCAGACCAAACAAAACTGTAATGAAACCAGTTCTGCAGCACAAGCAACAAATGCATCATTTGCTAAG GATGTTGGAGTGTGTGAAGGTGACTTTTATGGGAACTTGGGTGTGGATGAAGTTGACTTGGCTCTTGATAACTACGAAGAGCTCTTTGGAACAGCCTTTAACACCTCGGTACATCTCTTTGGACAAGGTGGAGTCGATAGTCTTTTCCAGAAACATCACCAAGCAGCTCCACCTGAG GGAGGGAATCTGGTGCAGCCAGCTGAGAGTAATGATGACTCGTTCATGAGTTCTAAAACGGAGCCAATCATTTGCTACACGTCTAAGCCAGCACATTCAAACATATCTTTCTCTGGAGTCACAGGAGAAAGCAGTGCTGGAGATTTTCAAGAATGTGGTGCATCATCTTCCGTGCAGCTCACGGGTGAGCCACCATGGCATCCTCAAACATCACAGTCAGTAACCCGTAATAACGCGGTTATGCGTTACAAGGAAAAGAAGAAGGCTCGCAA GTTTGATAAGAGAGTGAGGTATGCTTCTCGGAAAGCAAGAGCTGATGTGAGAAGGCGTGTAAAGGGGAGATTTGTTAAAGCTGGTGAGGCTTATGACTACGACCCACTCACCCCAACCAGAAGCTATTGA
- the LOC111204504 gene encoding uncharacterized protein LOC111204504: MKVAEKIVFLWNDSDGFAATIADALNPNPTSSLRKLEEQIQLPLVNYGIEDGGSVAHFVDEDGAYQVSVFLLRSYEPPALVCAMNELLDMITREASILPTIAAPFLVAASKLKFNNKSLEASSRKASLRYVQVGPETEATRLFATRVEKPPPLMQILHEPLSCLLHLARVKCLPTSILIGQRSSSVSHKALNEELQVIHETGELVASWTGLCFARDGIKWNASKTSKEEEESPWRALYG, translated from the exons ATGAAAGTAGCGGAGAAGATTGTTTTCCTCTGGAATGACTCCGACGGATTCGCGGCGACCATCGCCGATGCGCTGAACCCTAATCCAACCTCCTCTCTTCGTAAACT AGAAGAGCAGATCCAGCTTCCGTTGGTTAATTACGGAATCGAAGACGGCGGGAGTGTCGCCCACTTCGTCGATGAAGATGGAGCTTATCAG gtCTCTGTTTTTCTTCTGCGGAGCTATGAGCCTCCTGCGCTAGTGTGTGCAATGAACGAACTGCTTGACATGATTACAAGGGAAGCTTCGATTCTACCCACGATTGCGGCTCCTTTTTTGGTGGCGGCATCTAAGCTTAAGTTCAATAACAAATCCCTTGAAGCAAGCAGCAGAAAAGCTAGTCTTCGTTACGTTCAAGTTGGTCCAGAAACAGAGGCCACCAGGCTGTTTGCTACTCGCGTCGAGAAACCACCACCGTTGATGCAGATCCTTCATGAGCCTTTGTCATGCTTGCTTCATCTAGCTCGTGTCAAATGCTTGCCTACCTCCATTCTCATAGGGCAGAGAAGTAGTAGCGTATCTCATAAAGCACTAAACGAAGAGCTTCAG GTGATCCATGAAACAGGGGAGCTTGTGGCTAGTTGGACCGGACTGTGTTTTGCAAGAGACGGAATCAAGTGGAACGCATCAAAGACAtcaaaagaagaggaagaaagtCCATGGCGAGCTCTTTACGGATAA
- the LOC111204508 gene encoding heterogeneous nuclear ribonucleoprotein 1 — MQSDSGKLFIGGISWDTDEERLKEYFSSFGEVIEAVILKDRTTGRARGFGFVVFADPAVAETVITEKHNIDGRLVEAKKAVPRDDQNTVTRSNSSSLQGSPGGRTRKIFVGGLPSSITESDFKTYFEQFGTTTDVVVMYDHNTQRPRGFGFITYDSEEAVEKVLLKTFHELNGKMVEVKRAVPKELSPSPARSSPLGAGYSYGVSRVNNLLNGYAQGFSPGGYGLRMDGRFSPIGAGRSGFASFGGSGYGQGLPAGFTGGSSFNGSVDYGRGMSPYYIGNTNRFGYEGGSGGGGNSSFFSSNLWGNNGGRSYNNNAANSNSNTYMGGGSTSGNNTLNGPFGNWGAPGGGNSGVGNENLNFGYGGNGESGFGLGGARNIGPPSKAAPSSSFSSASAGYDGAGLAEFYGNGAVYSDPTWRSSAPETEGPASFSYGIGGGGGGPSSDVSARSSSPGYVGSYSVNKRQPNRGIAT, encoded by the exons ATGCAATCAGACAGTGGAAAGCTCTTCATCGGCGGGATATCGTGGGACACCGATGAGGAACGTCTCAAGGAGTATTTCAGCAGCTTTGGTGAAGTCATCGAAGCTGTGATCTTGAAAGATCGCACCACTGGTCGTGCACGTGGCTTCGGCTTCGTAGTCTTTGCTGATCCAGCTGTTGCAGAGACTGTTATAACGGAAAAACATAACATTGATGGAAGATTG gttgaAGCCAAGAAGGCTGTTCCTAGAGACGACCAAAACACAGTAACAAGAAGCAACAGCAGTAGCCTCCAAGGATCACCAGGAGGTCGGACAAGAAAGATCTTTGTTGGAGGGTTACCTTCTTCTATCACAGAGAGCGACTTCAAAACCTATTTTGAGCAGTTTGGGACGACTACCGACGTGGTTGTTATGTATGATCACAACACGCAAAGGCCTAGAGGCTTCGGATTCATTACTTATGACTCCGAGGAGGCCGTTGAGAAAGTGCTGCTCAAGACGTTCCATGAACTCAACGGTAAAATGGTCGAGGTCAAGCGAGCTGTTCCTAAGGAGTTGTCTCCGAGTCCAGCTCGCAGCAGCCCGCTCGGTGCTGGCTACAGCTATGGGGTTAGTAGAGTCAACAACCTCCTTAATGGATATGCTCAAGGGTTTAGCCCCGGAGGCTATGGGCTTAGGATGGATGGTAGGTTTAGTCCCATTGGTGCTGGGAGAAGCGGGTTTGCGAGTTTCGGTGGGTCTGGGTATGGGCAGGGGTTGCCCGCAGGGTTCACTGGAGGATCAAGTTTCAATGGGAGCGTAGACTATGGGAGAGGGATGAGCCCTTACTATATTGGTAACACGAACCGGTTTGGTTATGAAGGAGGCAGTGGAGGAGGGGGGAACTCGTCTTTCTTCAGTTCGAATCTTTGGGGAAACAATGGGGGTCGTAGCTATAACAACAACGCTGCAAACTCTAACTCCAATACATACATGGGAGGAGGATCAACGAGTGGGAACAACACACTTAACGGTCCATTTGGTAACTGGGGTGCTCCTGGAGGAGGGAACAGTGGTGTTGGTAACGAGAATTTGAACTTTGGTTATGGAGGAAACGGTGAATCTGGTTTTGGGTTGGGAGGAGCAAGGAACATAGGGCCTCCTAGCAAGGCAGCACCATCGTCTTCATTCTCTTCTGCCTCGGCGGGTTATGATGGAGCAGGACTTGCAGAGTTTTATGGGAATGGTGCGGTTTATAGTGATCCCACGTGGAGATCATCAGCTCCTGAGACAGAAGGGCCTGCTTCTTTTAGCTATGGgattggaggaggaggaggaggtccTTCTTCGGATGTTTCAGCTAGAAGTTCATCTCCAGGTTATGTTGGTAGTTACAGTGTGAACAAGAGACAACCAAACAGAG GAATTGCTACTTAG
- the LOC111204506 gene encoding transmembrane emp24 domain-containing protein p24beta2 isoform X1 — protein MIMSLKATIVVLLGLVWSFQAALGIRFVIDREECFSHKAEYEGDTLHVSFVVIKSDSQWHFNEDGVDLVIHGPTGEQVHDFREQISAKHDFVVQKKGVYRFCFTNKSPYHETIDFDVQLGHFAYYDQHAKDEHFTPLMEQISKLEEALYNIQFEQHWLEAQTDRQAIVNENMSKRAVHKALFESFALIGASVLQVYLLRRLFERKLGMSRV, from the exons ATGATA ATGAGCTTGAAGGCTACGATCGTAGTACTATTAGGCCTCGTATGGAGCTTCCAGGCAGCGCTAGGTATCAGATTCGTGATAGACAGAGAAGAATGCTTCTCCCACAAGGCTGAATACGAAGGCGACACGCTCCACGTCTCATTCGTCGTCATCAAGTCCGATTCCCAATGGCATTTCAACGAAGACGGTGTAGATCTCGTG ATACACGGCCCAACAGGGGAACAAGTTCACGACTTTAGGGAGCAGATTAGCGCCAAGCACGACTTCGTTGTCCAGAAGAAAGGAGTTTACCGTTTTTGTTTCACGAACAAGTCTCCTTATCATGAAACCATTGACTTCGATGTTCAGCTTGGTCACTTCGCGTACTACGATCAGCACGCAAAGGACG AGCATTTCACTCCGTTGATGGAGCAGATATCGAAGTTAGAGGAGGCTCTTTACAATATTCAGTTTGAGCAGCATTGGTTAGAGGCTCAGACGGATCGTCAAGCCATTG TGAATGAGAATATGAGCAAGAGAGCAGTACACAAAGCTTTGTTCGAGTCGTTTGCGTTGATAGGTGCAAGTGTACTCCAAGTTTATCTTCTGCGTCGTTTGTTTGAACGCAAACTCGGCATGTCTCGTGTCTAA